The following is a genomic window from Opitutus sp. GAS368.
AGGTGGCGCGCGGCACGGTCGGCGTCGGCGATCCGGTGGACTTCAGCAAACGGCTCGACAACTCGTGGGTCGTGCGGACGGATCCGGTTTAAGTAAAGATCCCCGGACCAAGTTTACCTGCCTGCGGCGGCGCCGAAGGCGACCGAGACCCCGAGGCATTGGCCCAATCCCACGCTGGCGAGGTTGCTCGCGCTCCAACTCTTCGCCTTCTGGAGGCACGGCGACCTCGCCGTGGTCTTAGCTTCGAGATATTGGACCCACGGCGAATAAAATAAACGGTCGAAGCGGTTCGCGGGCGAACCAGTTGGCCGCGTGCGGGGCGGGCGGGCGCGATAGGCGTCGTCTTTGGTGCCGGCGGTTTTTAAGCTCCGCCATCCATGAGAGACGAATACCTGTATGCGGCCGCCAAGGTCATCAACGATCCCTACATTTTGGTGAATGTGGTGTCCCGCCGCGTGAAGCAGCTTCGCCGGGGCAGCCGCCCGCTGGTGGAATCGCTTGAGAAACTCGCACCCGAGGATGTCGCCCTGCGCGAGATCATCGAGGGCCGGATCAGCTACGAACTCGGGCCGATCGGCTCGAAGTAAGCGGGGCCTCTATCGTCTAAAGCGTTGGTCCAGTGGGTCGATACAGGCAGGTTGACAGGGAACACCCTCCGAGACTTACTGTTCCATTCTCCCTATGAGCCACACCACCACCACAAAACGGACCAAATCCGCTGCTTCGAGCGGAGTGGGACACGGAGCGAAACCCCACACGGTTTCACCGGCGCCGTTGGGCGAGTTTCTCGCCAATTACGGCGTTACAGCTGGTCACTACTCTAGGATTGTCAGGCAATATATCGGCAAGCGGCCGGATATGCTCAAGCGAGCAAGTTAACACATGCCAAGGAGGCGACGTCGCAAGCCGTCACCGCTCCGGGCCAGGCGTGTGTTTCTGAATGTTCCTTACAGCCCTTCCTATGAGCGGCTGTTGGTGGCGCTGACGACTGCATTGGTGTCGGTGGGAGCTGAACCCTTGCTCACCTTCGATATTTCCGAAGTGGGCGAAGGTCGGTTGCGCCGGATCATGCAGGCTATCGAGGAATGCCAAACCTCGATACACGATTTGAGTTATGCCACGTGCCAGCCCGCACGATTCAACATGCCCTTTGAGTTGGGTTTGGCTTGTGCCGTGCGCCAGCAGAAGGGAGGGCATGAGTTCCATGTCCTAGAGGCCAAGGCGCACCGCCTGCAACACACCTTGAGCGATGTTAACGGAATTGACCCTAAGGTTCACCATCGACGGCCGAAAGCCGCGATTCGGGCTGTGCTACTCATTATCAGCAGACCGAGGGGCAATCCATCAACCGATGAGGTCAACCGCCTCTATGAATATATCTGGCGGAAATACGTGCCGATGCTGAGGCAGCGGCATGGCGATGGTCTTTTTAGCCGGGATGTATTTACGGACCTCTGCGTAATCACACGTGTGCTCGCGGAGCAGCGGGGCTTGCTTGAATAAAAGGCCGGCGTTCGGTCCAGGGCGGTCCCGGGTTGATTTCCGCGGTCAGTCGACCCGGAAGACCTCGGCGCGGAATTCGCTCGTGCCGAGCCCGCCGGCCGCGATCTCCGCCGTGCCAGCAAGGGTGGCCACCCGCGCGCGCAGCGTCATCAGCTGCCCCGGCAGCAGCGGCTCGATGGGGCCGTAGAACTGCGCGAAGCTGAAGCTGATCGACTTGCTGGGCGTGGCACAGGCGTCGCCGCGGACGATCTGCGCCTCGCGTTGCGTGGCCTGGCCGTGCGGGCCGGTGATCTCCTTGGTGATGACGAAGCGGATGCGTGCTTTCTCGTCGGAGAACTCGATCATCGGGAAGGTCAGGCCGAGCTTCAGCAGGATGCACCGGCCGCTCAGGTCGTCGGGGAAGAGGGAATAATCCCAGACGAGTTCGAAGCCCGGGATGAGCCCGCCCGGCTTGTCCAGGCCGTGGGGCTCGCTCACGCGGACGACGTCGGCCGTGTTGCTGTGTGCGAAGTCGAGGAAGAGGGGCGTGGGGTTGGCGTAGGGCATGGCGGGGATCAGTTGGCGGTTTCCTTCAGGCGCTCGCCGGAGAGTTTGAACCAGCGCTGCTCGGCGCGCCGCCAGCCGCGGCCAGCGCGGCGGAAGCGTTTGCGGATATCCTCCCAGAGGGTGCGGGCTTCGGCGGTCTGGCCCGACTGCTGCAACGACACGGCAAGAAAGTAACGGGGCTGTTCACCCAGCAGGACGGACTCGATGCCCCGCAGGATGGGCTGGGCCTCGGCGTGGCGGCCGGCCTGGACGAGGGCCCAGCCGCGCAGGAAGGTCACCTCGTTGCCGAGCATGCGGTCCGCCTCGACCTTGACCTGGTCGAGCGCGGCGAGCGCCTCGGTGAACTTGCCCGCCTCGAGCTGGTAGCGGGCCACGTTGGCCAGCGTGTGCGGGTCGTCGCGGAACGCACCGCGCAGGCACTCCTCGGCGACGGCGCAGGCCTCGGCGGCTTCGCCGGCGGCGAGCAGCTCGGTGGCGAGTTGCAGGCGCAGCTTGACGGTGTCGGACTCCTCTAACTCGGCCCGCAGGTCGCGGATGCGCCAGGCGCGGGGCTTCCAGAGCGTGAAGTCGCCGCTGCCGACCGACGTCGCGGGCAGGAGCTCGATGAGGATGTAGGCGAGGCCACCGATTACCGGGGCGGCGAGCAGGATCCAGAACCACCAATAGGGGCGGCCGGTCTTGAACACGTGGACAACCAGCGCGAGCTGGATCAGCCAGAGGAACTTGGCGACGATGCCGAAGAGCGACCAATCGGACAGGATGGACTGCATCATTTGGTGGAATCCCGCGGCAATCAGCTCATACCACCACGACGTGGGTCTCGGATTTTTCGGGCGGAACCGGAAGCTTGTCCTCCACCAAGGCCTCGATGAAGGCGACCACTGCCTCGCGGGTGTTAGTCACTGCTTCGTCCTTGGTGCGACCCTGTGAGATACAGCCAGGCAGGCTGGTACACACGGCCACCCACTGGTCGTCTTCGCCCGGGTAAATCACGACCTGTCGCATGGCCAGGAGCCTGTCTTGGATGGAGATTCTGTCAACGCGACGCTGACGGGTGAATCCCCAGGGATCAGGTGGAGAAGCGTGGCTGCAAGGCATTGACAGCGGGTGGGGCATTCTTCTGCATTTTGCCGGGCCGCCTTCATGCCAACCATCGCATCCTTCAACGGGATTGCCGTTAAAGTGAACTTCCGCGAACACCCG
Proteins encoded in this region:
- a CDS encoding DNA-directed RNA polymerase subunit omega, with amino-acid sequence MRDEYLYAAAKVINDPYILVNVVSRRVKQLRRGSRPLVESLEKLAPEDVALREIIEGRISYELGPIGSK
- a CDS encoding type II toxin-antitoxin system HicB family antitoxin, which codes for MAVGRRVFAEVHFNGNPVEGCDGWHEGGPAKCRRMPHPLSMPCSHASPPDPWGFTRQRRVDRISIQDRLLAMRQVVIYPGEDDQWVAVCTSLPGCISQGRTKDEAVTNTREAVVAFIEALVEDKLPVPPEKSETHVVVV
- a CDS encoding tetratricopeptide repeat protein — its product is MMQSILSDWSLFGIVAKFLWLIQLALVVHVFKTGRPYWWFWILLAAPVIGGLAYILIELLPATSVGSGDFTLWKPRAWRIRDLRAELEESDTVKLRLQLATELLAAGEAAEACAVAEECLRGAFRDDPHTLANVARYQLEAGKFTEALAALDQVKVEADRMLGNEVTFLRGWALVQAGRHAEAQPILRGIESVLLGEQPRYFLAVSLQQSGQTAEARTLWEDIRKRFRRAGRGWRRAEQRWFKLSGERLKETAN